Sequence from the Hamadaea flava genome:
TCGGCGACGCGCTCACGGACGGATCGGTGGTCCGGGTGGTCGCGGCCGTGCTCCGGCTCGGCGACACACTCGGCTCGGCCACCGCCGACGGCTTGGGCTCCGCGCCGCCGCCATGCCCCGGCCAACCCGGCAGTTGCGCCGGTCCGCCGCCGATCAGACTCGCGCCCAGCCCGATCAAACCCAGCAACAGGGATACGCCGAGAGCAGCGCCCAGGACGGTGATCAGCCGACGGCGGCGACCCGACCGGTCGACGAAGACGGGCCGGGTGTTGCGGTCGGGGTGCTCCAGGCCGGGCTCGCCGGACGGGCGCAGACTGTGCGAGGGCATCGGCAGCGAGGCTACCCAGGGCTATAAGCGCTGGTCGAGTCGAGTCACCCCTGTCACCATCCGTGACACGACATCGGCTGAACGGCCATCGGCCGCTCGGTGTCGCGGTGCCCGGCCCAGGTGAGCCTGCCGGGTCGGGCACCTCTGTGCGATCGGGGCTCGGTCAGAGGATGGTCACGCCGTACTTGTTGACCGCCTCGCGTACCGGCTGGAAGAAGGTGGTGCCACCGGACGTGCAGTCGCCGCTGCCCCCGGAGGTCAGGCCGAGCGCCTTGTTGCCGTCGTACAGCGGGCCGCCCGAGTCGCCGCCCTCGGCGCAGACGGTGGTCTGGATCAGGCCGCCGACCTTGCCACCGGGGTGGCCGGAGTACCGGACCGAGACGTTGAGGGCCGTGACCTTGCCCGAGTGCACGCCGGTGGTGGAGCCGTCGCGGGTGACCGTCTCGCCGACCACCGCGTCCGCCAGGGTGTAGCCGCCTGAATGCGACAGCGAGGTGTTGTCGTAACGGACCAGGGCGTAGTCGTCACCGGGGAAGCTGTACCCGGCGTTGCCGCCGATCAGCGTGGTGTGCGCCGAGTTGGTGTACCAGGTGCTCGCCAGGGACGCGCAGTGCCCGGCGGTCAGGAAGTAGTAGGTGCTGCCGCTGACGACGTTGAACCCGAGCGAGCAGCGGTAGCTGCCGCCGTAGATCGCGTCACCGGCCGACAGCAGCGGGCTGAAGACGCCCGAGGTGCGCTCGATCCTCAGCGCTCCGGCGGTGACGCCGGCCGCGCGCTTGAGGGTGGCCAGTTCGGCGGCGTCGACGGACTTGTCGGCGGTGACGACGACTCGGCCGGATGTCTCATCGACATACCAGGAGATTCCGTCGACGCCGGAGGCGTCGACCGCGGCGTACGCCGTAGCGAGCTGGGCCGGGCTGTAATGCGGCGCTGCCGAGGCAGCCGACGGCACAGCGACCATGCCGAGCGTGAGCGCGCCGACGATCGCGGCCAGCCGCCGGGCGGCCTGATCGAGCTGAACTCTCATGTTTCCTCCCCACGAGGCGATCGGATCTGTAGACCCGCTCCGGTCAGTATTTAGATCAATCGATCGCTGCTCAAGGGAGGAGGTTCGCCCGAAAGGCCGCTTCTGTACGCCGATGGAGACAGCCGAGGCGTGACACCCACGCCGTCGCTGCGTCAGCCGAGTAGGTTCGCGCCACAGGCGCGGGCGAGCGGGTCGGACCAGACGCTGCCGGTGAGCGGCAGCACCACGGCAGTCAGGTGGCGACGGCCGTCCGAGGGGATGACGACAAGTTCGGCCGTCATGCTCACGGGTGCCGTCGAGTCCACGCACGAGACGGTGGCACGCGCTGGGAACCATGCCGTCGCGTGCGGAATGATCCGCTGGTTGCCCTGCAGGACCAGGGCGGCGTCCTCGCCGACGCCGGTGACGTGAACCGGCAGCGGACCACCGTTCATGACGGCGACGGTGCCCTCGATCACCATCCGGCCCGACTCGCCATACCCCGAGTTGATGCCCGCCACCGTGGCGAACACCGAGACCTGGGCCGACTGCGTACGCACCCACTGCCGGGCGGCCCACAACCCCATCCCGGCCATGCCGGCGAGCACGCCCCCGAGAACGAGGACGACGACCAGCTCCATCGGCAGCCGGCGCGACCGGAACCGCGCCCACCGCCCCGGACCCGCCGGGCGACGAGCCTGGTCAAGATCGATGGCGATGGAGGCGTCCGGCGTCGGATCGAGCACGCGCACAATGTAGCCGCCGCCATCGATCGACAACGGCCGCGGCCGCCGCTGCGCGGCGACCTGCGACTGCGGCCTTCCTGGGAGATGATCGCCGGGAGGCATTCATCGAGACCGGCATTCCTCGGGAAGGACTGATCATGACGGACGACAAGCAACCGTCAGCGGCGCAGAAGCTGCTGGGCGACTTCGCGCCCGCGCTCGCGCACTTCACCGATCAACTCTTCGACGACGTCTGGGGGCGCCCTGACCTCGCGCCCCGCGACCGAAGCCTGATCACCGTCGCCGCGCTCGTGGCCGGTGGCAACACCGAGCAGTTGACCTTCCACCTCACCTTCGCCAAGCAGAACGGCCTGACCGAGGCCGAACTCGTCGAGGCGATCACCCACCTCGCCTTCTACGCCGGCTGGCCGAGAGCGATGTCGGCGATGGCCGTCGCCAAGCAGGTCTTCGCCGACGCAGGCTGACCCCGGCTCAGATGAGCCGGCCCTGGAAGAACACGAAGGTCAGCAGGCTGCCGACGCCGGCCAGGCCCACCAGCATCAGCAGGCGCAACCGCTCCGGAATCGTCGTGAGCAGCACCACCGCCGGAGCCGCCAACGCATACGACCGGTACGCGGACACCCGGGGACCGGCCACGAGCGGCACCAGGACCAGACTGACCATGAGCCCGATCAGCAGGATGAGCTCGGCGTCGAAACCGCGCGCCGTCCCTCGGCGTACCGCGACCACCAGAGCCGGGCCGACGAAGATCAGCATCGCCAGCAGGCTCCAGGCCAGGGCGCCGGCCTCGCCGCCTGCCACGATCTGCGCCGTCGTGGTGAACGGGTTGTGCACTCCGTTGCCATAGTTCCGCTGGATCAGCTGGTACGCGTCCCAGCGGCCGGTCTGCGCGAAGAAGATCCAGCCGACCACGATCAGGCCGAGCCCGCCGGCCGCCGCCACGCCGAGCCCCTTCACCGCCCGGATCCACCATGGATCCGGGCGACCGCCGAGCACGATCGCCAACGGGACCGCCAGGCACATCACCGCAGCGCTCGGATACGCGGCCACTCCGACGCCGACGCTGAGGGCAGCCCACGCCCACGATCCGTTGCGGACGGCGAGGACGGCGCCCGCTACACAGAGCAGCGCCAGCGAGATCGGGAACACCAGTTGGTAGTAGACGCTCCCCGGCAGGAGCACCGCCATCAGCAGACTTTGCGCGGCCGGCTCGGTGAGTCGTGCCCCGAGCAGCCGCCAGACGACCGTCAACGCGGCCACGAGCGCGACTTGGGAGAGCAGTACGCCCGAGGCGGCGTACCCCAGACCGGTGACGTGGACGAGCTTGATCAGCATCGGGTAGAGCGGGAACCAACCAGCATTGCCGCACCAGGCGTCCGGCGGAGGGGCTGGGAAGTCGATCGGACCGTCGCCGCAGGGATGAAGTTCATAGCCACGGCGGGCGATGTCGACATACCGCAGGGCGTCCCACTTGAGCCCGGACGTGAGCCGGAACGGATCGGCTCCCGCCGCCGCCGCGAGCAGCCACATCCATAGCTGGCAGCAGACGGCGACTGCCACTGGCGGCAGCCACCGCTGCCAGACCCTGGTCCGCTCAAGCTTGCCGGCGTCCTGCACCCGCGCCTCGGACATGCGCTTCAGCCTGCCGGGCGATCCGGTTCTCGCGCAGCGGACCGTTCGGGCGGAGCGAACTGTCCGGCGGGCCGGTGCGCGGGCGAGGGCGGATTGGCACCGTGCAGGGGTGGCGACCGGACCCCGCTGGCATTGGGCTCTACTGCCGATGGCGTTCCTGCCGTTGGCGATCTTCCGGGCCGGTCTGCTCGCCGAGTCGGACACGTTCTGGCAGATCCGCGTCGGCCTGGACACCCTGACGACCGGGCGCATTCCGCAGTCCGACACCTATTCGTGGACCCTGGCCGGTACGCCGTGGCAGCCGAACTCGTGGGCGTTCGACGTCCTGCTGGCGCTGGCGTATCGCGGCGGCGGACTGCCGATCGTCGCGTTCACCGGAGCCTTGGTCATCCCGCTCATCGCGCTCACCGTCGGATTGGCGGCGCGGCGGCTGGGCGCCCAGCCGAAGATCACGCTGCTCGTTCTGCTCTACGGCGTCATCCCGCTGACGGCGTTCCTGTCCGTCCGCCCGCAGATCGTCGACTACGCGGTCGTGCCGCTGCTGATTCTGCTGGTCGACGTGCTGATGCGGGGGAGTACGACCAAAGCCCGCTGGTGGGCCGTCGCCGGGCTCGGACTCACCCAAGCGGCCTGGGTGAACCTGCATCTGGCCGCTCCGCTCGGAGTGGCCGTCGTGGCCGCGGCCGGCATCGGCCACGTGATCCAGGAACGGTCCGCGGCCACGGTTCGGGCGTTGGCCGCCGGGCTCCTGACCACCGCAATATGTTCCCTGGCCAGCCCGTACGGGTGGCACGTCGTGCAGATCGCGGGCGCCGTCCGGGCTTCGTCGGCGTACGTCGTGGAATGGGCGCCGTTCGATCCGACCGTGGTCACCTCCGACCTGCTGCTGCTCCTGGCCGTCGGCGCGGCGTACGCGGCCTGGCGGTTGCGTGCGTACGCGTACCTGCTCGTCCTGGTGCTGCTCATCCCGGCCGGTCTGTACGCCCTGCGGATGCTGCCGATCGCCGTCGTCGCCGGGCTGCCGATCCTGGCTCGCATCGCCGACGCGTCACCGCGGCGGGACGCTTATCTGCGATCGCGGTCACCGCTGGTGTGGCTGGCGGTGTCCGGCCTGCTCGCGGCCGAAGTCGTCCTCGCGGCCGGCAAACTGCCGACCCTGGGCACTCCCGATTACCCCGTCGCAGCTATTCAGGCGATGCCGACCGGCTGCCGCCTGTTCAACGGCTACCAACTCGGCGGGCCGGTGATCCTGCTGCGCCCGGACGTGCCGGTCAGCCAGGACTCCCGCAGCGACCTCTACGGCCGTACGCTGCTGGCCGCGGCCAACGACACCGAGTTCGGCCCGGACGGCCTGCGCCGGTTGGACGCCGACGGCATCACCTGCGTCCTCGTCACCCCGAGTACGCCGCTGGGCCGGAGCCTGCGTACCGCCGACGGCTGGACGACCATCGGCGGCGACGACACAGGCATGCTCTTCATCCGTGGCGGATCGGCGGCCTCAGGCTGACTCGTGGCGGGCGCGCGGGTCCGTGTGCCATCTCAGGCGGAGCGCCCGGCCGCCGCCTCGCGGAATTGACCGACCACGTCTGACCTGGAACTCTTGCTGCATGAGCCAGAAGTCCACGACGCCGATCCGCTTCGAGGCCGGCCTCGAAACCGTCGTCACCACGACCATCGTGCGGATGCCGGGCGAAGCGAGCAAGCTGCTGCCGTCGCGGGGGCAGGTCGCGGTGAACGGATTCCTCAACGGCCACGCCTTCCAGTCGGTGATCGAACCGGACGGGCGGCGGGGCCACTGGATCAAGGTCGACGACGAGCTCCAGCGCGCCGCGGGTCTCTCGGTGGGCGACGCGGTCGACATCACCGTCGAGCCGGCTCAGGAGTGGCCGGAACCAGAAGTCCCGGCCGACTTCGCCGACGCGCTGGCGTCCGCGCCGCAACGGATCCGGCTCATCTGGGACGACATCACGCCGATGGCCCGCTGGGAATGGGTGCGCTGGATCAACGCCACGGCGAACCCGTCGACCCGGCAGACCCGGGTGGAGGCGAGCCTGTCGAAGATGGACGACGGCAAGCGGCGGCCCTGCTGCTTCGACCTCAGCTCGTGCACGGATACGACGGTGTCCCGAAGCGGCAAACTCCACGACACCGCCTAGCCGCCGTCCATGGCCGATGGTCGGCGTGGTTCCGTCCAGTCCATCTGAGCAAGATAGGCGGCGGGGTCAGCGGTGCGGCCTGATCATTTCTGCGAGGCGCGGCAGGAAATATGACCAGCCTTGCTCGTGGGAATCGCGGTCCTCGGCGTCCTGTGCCGAGTCGGCGTACGGGCCGTGGGTGATCTGCAAGCTGGTGCCGCCTTCGACTTCCGCTGGGGTGACAGTCACCTGGTAGACGTGGCCGGTGCCGTCCCATTGCCAGGTGAACACCAGGCGTCGCGCCGGATCGTATTCGACGACCCGTCCGGTCAGGGCACTGCCGAGCTGGCTGAAGTCCACCCGGTACCGGCCACCACGGTGGGGTTCGAAGGTCAGTTGCCCACGCCACCAGCCGCTGAGCATCGTCGCATCGGTGAACGCCCGCAGCGCCTCCACGGGCGTCACTCCGGGTAGCTCCACCGCGGTGTGCAGGTAATCCATGACCTGACCGTACAGGTGTCCACGAACGGTGGCACACAGCCACGGGTGCTGCCGCAGCCGCGGATCAGCGGGAAATCGACGCTTCCTCCCCATCGGATCGAGTCAGGCGGCGGCCGTCCGGGCGCGGCAGTGGAGTGTTGCGGCCTAGCTACTAAGTGATACCGTATAGCGGTACTCGGTGGCGCTAGGTACCAAGGCCCGGAGGATCGCAATGAAGACTGACGTTCGCCGTCACGCCCCGACGTTGCTGCTTGTGCGCCAGCGCGCCTGCCAGCGGGCGGCCCGCAGCCTTCGTGTACGCGTGTCGGTGTGGCTGTGCAGATTCCGCGGGCGTTCGGCTCAGTGGATCGGGCGAGGGCGAGCGAAGACCGGTGCGTCACACCCGGCGGATCTCCCAGGTCGTCAACGAAACGTCAAGAAGCCGGCGGCGGGCGTCAAGAAGGCGTAAGGACGTCTGTGCAGCCGCCATCCCCGGTTGTCGACTTGATGGTAGGGGCCGAAAAGCGGCCGCTGACAACCATCGGAGCGAGTCGTGAACACCATCCGGGCGGGGGTGAACCCGCCACACCTGAGCGAGGCGGACCCAGGCCGTCCGCAGGGAATCCTGGTCGGCCTCGGATCGCTCGTCGTCATCGTCGTGGCCTTCGTCGCCTCGGCAGTCCCGCCGGCGGACGCCGTGCTCCGGTACGCCGTCCTGGTGCTGGCGGTGTTCGGCTTCGCCGCGGCCACCTCCGTGTGGAGGGCGCCGATCGTGACCGCCGTCATCGGGTTCCTCGTGTTCGGCGGCTTCCTGGTGAACCACCTGGGCCAGCTCACCTGGCACGGCAGCTCCGACGGGATCCGGCTGGTCGCGTTGGGTGCGGCGGTGATCTTCGGCCGTCTGGCGGGCGATGTCTTCCGGATGCCCAGGTCAACCCAGGCCCGACGGCCTGCGGCGTCAACGTCGGTGCGTCACCGATAAGCGTCACGACGGGCTGACCGAGCCAAGCGGCCCTCCGCTTTGCGGCGTCCGGATCAGGCGGCGAACGCGCCCACCACCCAGGTGACGGCGATGATCAGGGCGGCGGCCAGTTCGATCAGCATGGACAGGCCGACGGCCTTGACCGCGTGCCAGGTCGCGGACCAGGCCGGTTTGAACTGCCGTTGGCGGGCCAACTCGGCGAGCAGGATGCCCACGACGAAGCCGAGGGGCAGGCCGACGACTGGGACGACGAAGAAGCCGACGATGCCCAGCAGCCCGCCCGCGATCAGCGACCAGTTCGGCACGCCGCTCTGCTTGAGGCGGCGGCCGGGCCAGGCGTACTTGGCGGCCGTGCCGGCCAGCGCGACGAAGGTCGCGATGAACAGCACCAGCCAGCGGCCCCAACCCGCGTCGGAGAACAGCGCCCAGACCAGCACCGCGCCCCAGCTCAGGATCAGGCCGGGAATCACGGGGACACCCGTTATCGGGTTGTGACACCTATGTGGTTACCGGCCCACAGCTCGGGCTGCCAGCCACGGCGCTCCGACGTGGGCGAATTAAGGCGAGCGCTACAGGTCCGGCCGAGCCAGGCGACCGGTGTCGAGGTCGACGCATGACAGGGACGGCGAGGCAGGACATCACCATCAAGTGTCGTAATCTTGCCTGTCGCCGCAGGCTCACGGATTGTGTAGATAGCCGATACTCTGTGATTCTCGGTCACGGCACCGCTGGTCGCGCCGTGGCGATTGGGGAGGTACGCCGGGTGGGAAACACACCGGACCGCGCCGGCGGCGAGCGCGACGACGATTCGTGGGATTTCCAGGTCGATGTCACCGACTCGCGGCGCGCCATGGCGTATCTGGTGGCACCTGGCTCCGCGGACTATATCCGGATCATGACCGTGTTGGAGTCGTCCCTGACGGACCTCACTCCAGCCGAGATTGCCGCGCTCGTGTCGGCTTCGGGACCGGCGATGGCGGACGACCTTGTGCAGAAGCGGCTGGACAAGCTCAAGGATTGGACGGCGGCCACAGGTCGCAGCGACCCGGCTCGGATTCGGCGGCACGCCGACATCCTGGCTCGGAACTGGCGCTGGAGCGCCACCCCCGCAGGTCGGCAGGTGCATCGTTTCTACACGACCGTGCTCGCCGCTACCCCGACGATGCGTGAGATCCCGTTGCCCAGCCTGGCACGGATCGTGGAGTCGGTCGAGAAGCTGGCAGCGGCTGTGCACTCGACGCGGCGTGACGATGCCGCAGTCGCCGAACTGATCGGACGGCTGTTCACCGGTCACGACGATCTCGATGCCGCCCTGGTGGGCGCAGAGGACAGTTTGGCCGGGTTGGCGGATCGCTTCGACCTCGATCACGACGCTACTTCCGAACTCAAAGGATTGTTGGTCGACTATGCCACGCATGTCGCGGGTGAACTCGACCGAGGGACGCAGCGGGCACACGACCTGCTGCATCGCCTGCTCCAGCCCCACTTCGCGACCCTCGCGGCGGTGGCCGTCGCCGGTTCTCAAGCGCGTGCGCTCATTGAACGTGGTGCGCTGACAGCGTCGAAAGGCGGCCGTGTCTCCGATTGGGAAGGGCTGATGGCGTGGTGCGATCCGCACACTGGCCGGTCGAGCAGGTTCGCGTTGCGACTGGTTCGCGCCCTGCCGGGCATGCACGCCAACCTCAGGCGCCTACACAGTTCGGCTAGCTACGGCACCGGCCGCGCCCGATCGCTGCTACTGGCCAAGGCATGTCTGGATGAGCGCTATGGCACGGCGATCCTGCTCGCGGCCACCGGCGACCATAAATGGCGCAAATTGTACGGGGAGGCGGAAGACACCGATCTGGCGAGCAACCCCATGTGGCGTGGTGGACCCTCGGTGGAGCTGCCCGAACTTCTGCGTACGACTGGCCGGACTGGTGCCCGCGGCCGGGCGCCCGCCGCGCGTGACGACGCGGCGGCGCGTGCGGCGGTGCAGGCCGCCCGCGAACGGAGAGTCGCTGAGCACGCCGCAGCGCTTACGGAGATCCTCGCCGCCGAGCCGGGGCAGAAGCTGTCGGCGCGGGCTGCGACGGTGGCGTTGGCGGCCCTGATGACCGCGGTGCGAGCTGGGCTGTCCCGCGGCACAACGGATCGGCGTGTCGGCACCCGGGACGGCCTGTCGTGCACGCTGTTTCACACCGGGGAGGGCATCGGCGCGCTGATCGCGCCGACGTGGCGGGTGCTGTTGCCTGGACGTCGGCCGGTGTTTCACCTGCCGGGACAATGGGCAGCTCGGCCGCGGCAGACACGTCCCGACTTGGCCGTCCGCGCGGTCGCAATATTCGAGCGGGCTGATCAGGCGGCCCGGCCATGACGACGACGTCGAATCCCAAAGCATGGCGGCGGCGTTCTGGACACGGACCGGAGGCAGCTGCCGAGACGGCTGCTGCTCTTCGTCTGCTGATGGTTCAGCCGTGGCTGGTCGCCGGCCGGGATGACATTGCCATCGCCACCGTCCGCCGCAACGAGACGTCGATACGTGACGTGCTAGCCCGTCTGGGCTGGGTGCTTGTGGTCGATCGGGACTTCGTGCGGTTGCGCAAGTCGGCACCGGTGCGACGTGACGCCTGGGCGGTCAATGGGCCCAATCCGCTGACGTGCTCGTGGTTCTTCCTGTTGGTCGCGGCGGCGGAGTCGTTGCCACGCCGAGTGAGTATCGGCCAGCTCGTCGCCGCTGCGCGTACGGCGGCCGCCGAGGCGGCCATACAATCCCGCGATGACAAGCCAGAACGGCTGGCGATTTTCAACGCGTTGAAGATGCTGGACCAGCGCGGCGCGGTTGAGAGCATCGACGGCGATGTCAGCGAGTTCCTCCGCAACGACGACCCGCCGGTTCTGCTGGCTATCCACCATCATCGGCTGGTGCACATCATCGCCAACTTCGCCCCCGCCGATCCGGTGGAAGATCCGTTGGGCTGGCTCGAGCAGGTGGAGCGAGAGCCCGAAGCCGCCCGGCGGATGCGCCGTCGGCTCATCGACGACACGGCTGTCTATTCCGGCGATCTCGACCCTGACGAGGCCGATTGGCTGTCGCGTCGGGTGCGCGGTGACGATGGGCTGCCGCTGGCCGAGGCATTCGGGTTGCATCTGGAGCGTCGCGCCGAAGGCGCGGCGTTCGTCGTACCGCTGGAGTCGTTCCGGTCGCGGGATCAGCTCGGCGACTGCCCATTCCCGGGTGGAGGCACCGTGGCGCATGCCGGGTTGCTGCTGTGCGATGTGGCTGATGCGCATGGCACGATCGACGCCGATCGTCCCGGCTGGCGCGGACTGGCCCGGAGCGAGGTCCTCGCCTACCTCGCGGACTTCGCCGAGCGCTACGCCGATCAAGGGTGGGCGGCCGAATATGTGCAAAGCCTGCCCGTGCTGGCCACGGACGTCCTGGCGCTGCTCTCGGGAGCAAACCTCGTCCGGGTCGAGGACGCCACGTGGTGGTTCACGCCGGCAGCCGGACGGTGGGAGCGTCCAACCGATCCGCACGTTCGGCGACCTGCTGGGCGTCGTGCTGACGCCAGTCCAAGTGGCATGTCCGTCGGAAACACTGGAGCGGCGCCACCGGAGGGACACCGTGACATCGACTGACCTTCTGGCGATCCTTGACGATGACAATCCCGCCGAACCGGTAGGACACGCCGAACGCTTCACCACACGATGGCGGCTGGTCGGCGCTGGCCTGTCCAATGTGTGGCGCTACGGCGATCTGCACCTCGACGCACCCAGCGGCCGCTTGTTGCTGCGAGGTCCGAACGGCACGGGAAAGACCACCGCGCTGGAAGCCTTGTGGCCGTATCTTCTCGATCTCAATCCGCAACGGCTCGCCGCAGGCAAAGCCAGGCCAACCACGCTGTCGCTGCTGATGCGCGAGGGAGCCAACGGAGCTAAACGACGCTGCGGATATCTGTGGCTCACCCTGGCCGCACCAGGAAACGAAGGGACCTTCTCCTACGGCGTACGCCTGCTGTTCAGCGAGAGCGGGTCGCCGGCCGTGCGGGTGACGCCGTTCATGGTGCCCGGAGTGCCGTTGCGGGATGTCGCGTTCTACGGCCCGAATCGCGGATTCCTGTCGGCCGATCAGTTCACCGAGGAGATAGCCAGAGTCGGGGGCATAGTCTTCGACGACGAAGACGCGTACGTAGCTCACCTGGCAACCCGGATCTGGGCCGCCGACGAACGCGAGCTACTCGAACTGGCCAACCGCGTCCGGGCCGTCCGCAACCCCACGCTGCTCGGTGATGTGTCACCTCGCGCCGCCGCCGAGACTCTGCGCGACGCGCTCCCCGGAGTCGCGGACGACGTCGTCACCGCCACGGCTGAAGCGCTCGCCGAGTCGGAAGCGACCCGGGAGGCGTTCCAACGCGACCGCGACGCAGCCGTCGCCCTTGATCGCTTTGCCGAAGCGTGGGCCGGACACGTCGTCGAGGTCGTCACCGGCGCGACCGCAACCGCGAAGAAGGCGTTGTCGGACGCCAAGGAAGCCGAGCGGCAACGCGAAAAGGCCAGCAAGAAACTCGAGGACGCCCGCCAGCAGCGCGACGAAGCGGAGAGTAAGTTCGCCGAACTCTCCCAGACAGCCCGAAGTCTCGAGGCGACCATCCGCGCATTGGAAACCTCTGAGGGATACAAAGCGGCTGGCCGCCTCACCGCCATGCAGGACGCGGTCTCCAACGATATGCGAGCCGCGTCGACCTCGCTGACGGCGTTCCAGACAGCCGTCGAGACCGCAACCCAGCGGGCCGCGCAGCTACGCGAAAGTGCGTCCGACATCGAGGTAGACCTCGAAGAGATGTTTGCCGCAGCCGCAAGAATCGACGGTCACGCCCGATCCGACCACCCGCTGCTCATTGTCGGCACCACACCGCAGGATGCCTTCCACATCGAGACGGTGACGATCGACCCCGGGCCGGCGACGCAGATCGCCGTCGATCTCGAACGAACGGACGACCTCGCGCGGTCCTGGAAGAACCTCGCAAGCGACCACCGAACGCGAGGTGACAGCGCACAGCTGGCACTGGCTGATCGCCGCGAGACCGATGAAGCTGAACGACAGGCAGACGACGCCTCGGACAAGGCACGAGCGGCGAGGCTGCAAGCCGAGCAACAACAGCGAGAACTGGCTCGCGAAACATCAGCTGCGCGCACCGCTATACAGCAGTTAGTTGACGCTATAGAGGACTGGTACGCCGAGCATGAGCCACTGGTCTCGCTAGTCGACGATGCAGTTCATGACGCATCCTCGGCTACAAATGTGGACTCCTCGGTATGGCATCTCCCCGAAACGATCGCATCGACGCGAGACGAACCTGCTCAGGCGCTCACCGAAATTGACAGCCTCGCCAATGCCATCAAGGACAGCGGCCAAACCGCTGCCGTCGATCTGCGCCATCGCGCTCAGATCGTCCGGAAGGCGGCAGCCGCTCTCCGCGAGGAGCGCAACCGACTGCTTACCGAGGCTCGGCAACTACGCGAAGGCAAACTTCTGCCGGTCCCACGGCCCGACTGGGCTGGACCACTTGCTGAAGGTGCCGCATTCGCCGACGCGATCGACTGGCACCCCACGTACACCGACTCGGACGGACGTGCGCGCATCGAATTGGCGCTGGCCGCCAGCGGTCTCCTCGGCGCTGTGCTTCTGCCCGACGGTGTGCACACTGAGGCGTGGTATGTGACCGCGACGAGCCACTCTAGCGAACCTAACCTGTCGTCGGTGCTGATCGCCGACCCGGCTCATCCCTTGTCAGGCGCGGCAACGAGAGTTCTGACCGCAATCCCGCTTCGTGACACTGCCCGCGTCGCCGACACGAACTCGGGGCTGACCGTCGGACGTGACGGGACGTTCGCCGCCGGGCCGCTGCACGGCCGTCCAGCCGGCGTTGACGACCCGGCGCGCAGACCGGCGGCCGCCTATGTGGGTGCCGCGCAACGGCGCGCCGCCGCCCTCGCCCGAGCTGAGGAACTCGAAGCACAAGCCGCGATCCTCGAGGGACAAGCCGACGACCAAGATTCCGTCGCCAGACTGCACCAATTGTCCGCCGAGCGGATTGCCTCGGCCGTGAGGCAGTTCCCTGACCGCTCTGCGGCAACCCGGGCTGAGAGTACCCGG
This genomic interval carries:
- a CDS encoding SbcC/MukB-like Walker B domain-containing protein; its protein translation is MTSTDLLAILDDDNPAEPVGHAERFTTRWRLVGAGLSNVWRYGDLHLDAPSGRLLLRGPNGTGKTTALEALWPYLLDLNPQRLAAGKARPTTLSLLMREGANGAKRRCGYLWLTLAAPGNEGTFSYGVRLLFSESGSPAVRVTPFMVPGVPLRDVAFYGPNRGFLSADQFTEEIARVGGIVFDDEDAYVAHLATRIWAADERELLELANRVRAVRNPTLLGDVSPRAAAETLRDALPGVADDVVTATAEALAESEATREAFQRDRDAAVALDRFAEAWAGHVVEVVTGATATAKKALSDAKEAERQREKASKKLEDARQQRDEAESKFAELSQTARSLEATIRALETSEGYKAAGRLTAMQDAVSNDMRAASTSLTAFQTAVETATQRAAQLRESASDIEVDLEEMFAAAARIDGHARSDHPLLIVGTTPQDAFHIETVTIDPGPATQIAVDLERTDDLARSWKNLASDHRTRGDSAQLALADRRETDEAERQADDASDKARAARLQAEQQQRELARETSAARTAIQQLVDAIEDWYAEHEPLVSLVDDAVHDASSATNVDSSVWHLPETIASTRDEPAQALTEIDSLANAIKDSGQTAAVDLRHRAQIVRKAAAALREERNRLLTEARQLREGKLLPVPRPDWAGPLAEGAAFADAIDWHPTYTDSDGRARIELALAASGLLGAVLLPDGVHTEAWYVTATSHSSEPNLSSVLIADPAHPLSGAATRVLTAIPLRDTARVADTNSGLTVGRDGTFAAGPLHGRPAGVDDPARRPAAAYVGAAQRRAAALARAEELEAQAAILEGQADDQDSVARLHQLSAERIASAVRQFPDRSAATRAESTRAAAAILAGRLNTKATEASVRAAELGELAHDLRAEWTQRTLARGLPSDKAELGRLRDAEAEAAKKLDGLAKDLAARLRPRLQRLAGNAVNDRERNHALGGQHAETVAAARHAREVQTEYDALVMAVGLDAETALAQHARAKERRQGLAERLILAESTASDKRIEAQKIGFELNQAADRVESLVPLTAAAIRQLRGLVDVPGLAQALGGEAAIATPSDDDATDEAFVAAVSAALTGKRAINRRLLRERYDACRADLAGLWTLDPGDSYDSLDTYVLTHDGMSYTPPAAAEAGRRLRDRAQAALDKAEESALRDFVIGRLPLAIGTAWVGIEDWIKDVNRKMNKAAASSGVGVQVRKTLLKDLSAAELTVHRLACKETTLTSAQQIEVGEALQDLINAADGATTAEKLANAIDLRKWLDITYEIVRPGGQTSRWSSKTGLSGGERRLVVLAPMLAAVAAYYDQLDLAGLRLTALDEVPAEVDERGREGLARYLAELDLDLICTSYLWDGAPGAWDGIDAWDLEAGPDTTVVAFPMLVRGLSPLPGDSGEEPE